From the genome of candidate division KSB1 bacterium:
AACTCGACTTCGTAGCCCTCAGGATACCGATCGGTTGCCGGATGATGTTCAACGATTGTCCCCATGTCCCCGGCAAAAAGATTTTCGTCGGGCAGGTCTTGAACGAGGACGACTCTGGAGAATAATGGAAAACTCATGGTTGTTTCTCCGGAATGAGAGTGACAAAGCGGGCGACAGATTCGCCTTGGCGAATCATCCAAATAGATCGAATCCACCGCCGTTGGCCATTAGGACCGGCGAGAGGTGCAACAATCTCATATTTTACGCCATAAATGGATTGTTTTCCCGGCAACGCTTCGAGCGGCAAATGTTGCTCGCGCAAGTCTTTCTCGAGAATTTGCCACTGCGCTTGCTGGTAGCCAAGCTGCATCAGATATCGCGCTTTGGATTCGCCATCGGGATTTGAGAGATCTAGAACATAATCGCGCAATTTCTCAGGAGCAATGATGGTTGTTGTCTGTGAAAGTTTCACCCAATGTCATTTTGGTGAATTAGATTCATGGCATCATTTTTTAACAAAATACGAGGTTTTGCCGCAAAACGCAATATTTTTGGGTTCAAGTTTTATTTTTCAACCAATGGTTCGAAGCCTGGTGCAGCAAATTTTCCACATGAAAATAGCGAGGTGAAATATGTGGCTCATATTCAAATCTTTTAGTTTCCAAACCTCATTGATCACTTCAGAATTACCATCGCGGTCATTGGTTCTTTTGTTGCTGATTTCCGCCCTTTTCGTCATTGCCTGTGAAAAGAAAGCCGCGCAAATGGCAACCACCAATGGCCCGGCAACTCCAGATAAAAAAGACCGCAAAATCCTCTACTACAAAGACCCGATGCACCCGTGGCTGACTTCGCCGAAGCCGGCCAAGGCGCCGGATTGCGGCATGGACATGGTGCCGGTTTATGAAGGCGAAGAAAACGAACAGCCCGGCAGCGCGATCAAAATCGACCCCACCGTCGTGCAAAATATCGGCGTAAAAACCGAAGCGGTGCAGAAACGCCGGCTCGCCAAAACCATCCGCGCCG
Proteins encoded in this window:
- a CDS encoding DUF4926 domain-containing protein yields the protein MSFPLFSRVVLVQDLPDENLFAGDMGTIVEHHPATDRYPEGYEVEFFAGNGETVAVTSVPATALRPATRRDMLHVRELAIV